In Lysobacter firmicutimachus, one genomic interval encodes:
- a CDS encoding Csu type fimbrial protein: MRSASLRSVAVLALLAAAAPALAADDSTTFDVTITITSSCTISATAPTDVNFGSVASTATNVDAQGQLVVTCTPGTAYTIALDNGQNGSDVNSRKMSDGTTEVPYQLYRAAARGSGDVWGSTTGSGGNVLAGSGSGAAQNIPVYGRTPSANFPAATYSDVVTATITY; encoded by the coding sequence ATGCGTTCCGCCTCGCTCCGTTCCGTCGCCGTCCTCGCCCTGCTCGCCGCCGCCGCGCCCGCGCTGGCCGCCGACGACAGCACCACCTTCGACGTCACCATCACCATCACCAGCAGCTGCACCATCAGCGCCACCGCGCCGACCGACGTCAATTTCGGTTCGGTCGCCTCGACCGCGACCAATGTCGATGCGCAGGGCCAACTGGTCGTCACCTGCACGCCCGGGACGGCCTACACCATCGCCCTGGACAACGGCCAGAACGGCAGCGACGTCAACAGCCGCAAGATGAGCGACGGCACCACCGAGGTGCCCTACCAGCTCTACCGCGCCGCCGCGCGCGGGTCCGGCGACGTCTGGGGCAGCACCACCGGCAGCGGCGGCAACGTCCTGGCCGGGTCCGGCTCCGGCGCGGCGCAGAACATCCCGGTCTACGGGAGGACCCCCAGCGCCAACTTTCCCGCTGCGACTTATAGCGACGTGGTGACCGCCACGATCACCTATTGA
- a CDS encoding fimbrial biogenesis chaperone, producing MRGRRPATAVRGLAAALCCAAGFALAPAAGAGGLQLTPTQLTLSARSQADGLWLINGGDRPLQAQVRVFRWVQTDGEERFEPGRALAVSPPMLELAPGARQLVRVIRLGPPPAEEESYRLIVDELPPAEGERKPGLQFVLRYSVPVFLAPAGDPAIAPALSAQLRFETDRPSLELLNQGRRHAQVADLVFVDAQQRRHPIAAGLLGYALPGQRVRWPLNAPAELLRGPGTLKARINGEPTEQALALDPPAR from the coding sequence ATGCGCGGCCGTCGGCCTGCCACCGCCGTCCGCGGCCTGGCCGCAGCGTTGTGCTGCGCGGCGGGATTCGCGCTCGCGCCGGCCGCCGGCGCCGGCGGGCTGCAACTGACCCCGACTCAACTGACCCTGAGCGCGCGCAGCCAGGCCGACGGGCTGTGGCTGATCAACGGCGGCGACCGGCCGCTGCAGGCCCAGGTGCGAGTCTTCCGCTGGGTCCAGACCGACGGCGAAGAGCGCTTCGAACCCGGCCGCGCGCTGGCGGTGAGCCCGCCGATGCTCGAGCTGGCGCCCGGCGCGCGCCAACTGGTGCGGGTGATCCGGCTCGGCCCGCCGCCGGCGGAGGAGGAAAGCTATCGCCTGATCGTCGACGAACTGCCGCCGGCCGAAGGCGAGCGCAAGCCCGGGCTGCAATTCGTCTTGCGCTATTCGGTGCCGGTGTTCCTGGCCCCGGCCGGCGACCCGGCGATCGCGCCGGCGCTGAGCGCGCAACTGCGCTTCGAAACCGACCGCCCCAGCCTGGAATTGCTCAACCAGGGCCGCCGGCACGCGCAGGTGGCCGATCTGGTGTTCGTCGACGCGCAACAGCGGCGCCACCCGATCGCCGCCGGCCTGCTCGGCTACGCCCTGCCCGGCCAACGCGTGCGCTGGCCGCTGAACGCTCCGGCCGAGCTGCTGCGCGGCCCCGGCACCCTCAAAGCGAGGATCAATGGCGAACCCACCGAGCAGGCCCTGGCGCTGGACCCGCCGGCTCGCTGA
- a CDS encoding fimbria/pilus outer membrane usher protein translates to MTAGLLAAMQPMHAAEPPPLLARAGEAQAASMPLYLEVSLNQGPYGTPQPFELRSGRLHASVATLRALGFVLAERDPAEVVAVDGLAGVVVRYDAALQRVAIDAPLAQLSLATTRLNQPGLDLPEATASPGLLLNYDLYASRDRRSDNVTAYAELRAFGLGPGVFSQTVATRHYRNEDAPRRTDSVRLDSTWRWSAPASMLSLSVGDVVSGRLDWTRPLRLGGLRLGRDFGLQPYRITTPLPTFAGEVAVPSAVDLYVNGLRQYSGELPPGPFQLATVPGISGAGSAQIVITDAFGRTRQLDFPFYAAQQLLARGLSDWSLSLGLAREDYAQQSFSYGDSALASAELRYGLSDRLTVEAHGEGGDGIANAGFGAVALLGRAGVLSGSLAHGRDARDGRPWERSGWQYAAAYNWGNGRFNVSLDSRRAERGYRDLASRYGLGPARVSERALLSWNDEHLGSVGLNYVRLAYRDEDGRRQAPARYAGLHWSRSFGGRAHLSLSYNQNLDLASDRSAYLGLSLDLGERTRLAASLQRDRGRDQAMLDVSQPVPGDGGFGWRLQARGGDGAEGGLAELGWLNSVGRFGLGVARVADQDYAYASGSGAWVWMGGHTFAARSVSDAFAVVSTDGVAGVPVLLENRPIGRTDADGMLLVTPLNAWQRNRLGIDPMALPAQWRVDRVEAQATPRDRSGTVVRFGLTPVRAAVVVLHDAAGRPLPPGSRVRSDHGEDAWVGYDGETYLEALQDDNRLRATAPDGRICQARFAHADGSDGIARIGPLTCRAEAPR, encoded by the coding sequence ATGACGGCCGGCCTGCTCGCGGCGATGCAGCCGATGCATGCGGCGGAGCCGCCGCCGCTGCTCGCCCGTGCCGGCGAAGCCCAGGCCGCGAGCATGCCGCTGTATCTGGAAGTCAGCCTCAACCAGGGTCCGTACGGGACGCCGCAACCGTTCGAGCTGCGCAGCGGCCGCCTCCACGCCAGCGTCGCCACCCTGCGCGCGCTCGGCTTCGTTCTCGCCGAGCGCGACCCGGCCGAGGTCGTCGCCGTGGACGGCCTAGCCGGCGTGGTCGTGCGCTACGACGCCGCACTGCAACGGGTCGCGATCGACGCGCCGCTGGCGCAGCTGTCGCTGGCCACCACCCGGCTCAATCAGCCCGGCCTGGACCTGCCCGAAGCCACCGCCTCGCCCGGCCTGCTGCTGAACTACGACCTCTACGCCAGCCGCGACCGGCGCAGCGACAACGTCACTGCCTATGCCGAACTGCGCGCGTTCGGTCTCGGCCCGGGAGTGTTCAGCCAGACTGTCGCGACCCGCCACTACCGCAACGAGGACGCACCGCGTCGCACCGACTCGGTGCGCCTGGACAGCACCTGGCGCTGGTCGGCACCGGCCTCGATGCTCAGCCTCAGCGTCGGCGACGTGGTCAGCGGCCGGCTCGACTGGACCCGGCCGCTGCGCCTGGGCGGCCTGCGCCTGGGCCGCGATTTCGGCTTGCAGCCGTACCGCATCACCACCCCGCTGCCGACCTTCGCCGGTGAGGTCGCGGTGCCGTCGGCGGTGGATCTGTACGTCAACGGCCTGCGCCAGTACAGCGGCGAGCTGCCGCCGGGCCCGTTCCAGCTCGCTACCGTGCCCGGCATCAGCGGCGCCGGCAGCGCCCAGATCGTCATCACCGACGCCTTCGGCCGCACCCGCCAACTCGACTTCCCGTTCTACGCCGCGCAGCAATTGCTCGCGCGCGGCCTGTCCGACTGGTCGTTGAGCCTGGGCCTGGCACGCGAGGACTATGCGCAACAGTCGTTCTCCTACGGCGATTCGGCATTGGCCAGCGCCGAACTGCGCTACGGCCTGAGCGACCGCCTGACCGTGGAAGCGCACGGCGAAGGCGGCGACGGCATCGCCAACGCCGGATTCGGCGCGGTCGCCCTGCTCGGCCGCGCCGGCGTACTGAGCGGTTCGCTCGCGCACGGTCGCGACGCGCGCGACGGCCGGCCTTGGGAACGCAGCGGCTGGCAGTACGCCGCGGCCTACAACTGGGGCAATGGCCGCTTCAATGTTTCGCTCGACAGCCGCCGCGCCGAGCGCGGCTACCGCGACCTGGCCTCGCGCTACGGCCTCGGTCCGGCGCGGGTCAGCGAACGCGCTCTGCTCAGTTGGAACGACGAGCACCTAGGCAGCGTCGGCCTGAACTACGTGCGCCTGGCCTATCGCGACGAAGACGGCCGCCGCCAGGCGCCGGCGCGTTACGCCGGCCTGCATTGGAGCCGCAGTTTCGGCGGCCGCGCCCACCTGAGCCTGAGCTACAACCAGAACCTGGATCTGGCCTCCGACCGCAGCGCCTACCTCGGCCTCAGCCTCGACTTGGGCGAACGCACCCGCCTGGCGGCATCGCTGCAGCGCGATCGCGGCCGCGATCAGGCGATGCTGGACGTTTCGCAGCCGGTGCCCGGCGACGGCGGCTTCGGCTGGCGCCTGCAGGCGCGCGGCGGCGACGGCGCCGAAGGCGGGCTGGCCGAACTGGGCTGGTTGAACTCGGTCGGCCGCTTCGGCCTCGGCGTCGCGCGCGTCGCGGACCAGGACTACGCCTACGCCAGCGGCAGCGGCGCATGGGTGTGGATGGGCGGCCACACCTTCGCCGCGCGTTCGGTCAGCGATGCCTTCGCGGTGGTCTCCACCGACGGCGTCGCCGGCGTGCCGGTGCTGCTGGAGAACCGTCCGATCGGCCGCACCGACGCCGACGGCATGCTGCTGGTGACCCCGCTCAACGCCTGGCAGCGCAACCGCCTCGGCATCGACCCGATGGCGCTGCCGGCGCAGTGGCGGGTCGATCGGGTCGAAGCCCAGGCCACGCCGCGCGACCGCTCCGGCACGGTGGTGCGCTTCGGCCTGACCCCGGTCCGCGCCGCGGTGGTGGTGCTGCACGACGCCGCCGGCCGACCGCTGCCGCCGGGCAGCCGGGTGCGCAGCGACCACGGCGAAGACGCCTGGGTCGGCTACGACGGCGAGACCTATCTGGAAGCGCTGCAGGACGACAACCGCCTGCGCGCGACCGCGCCGGACGGCCGCATCTGCCAGGCGCGCTTCGCTCACGCCGACGGCAGCGACGGCATCGCCCGCATCGGTCCGTTGACGTGCCGCGCGGAGGCGCCGCGATGA
- a CDS encoding spore coat U domain-containing protein, with protein sequence MNAPVRTLVALALLWLSLSIAPAARAATTCSASMTDLNFAPSNGGVVDATATLTVTCSTFGLSLLANAKVNMCVSIFSGTDGGGTLNPRRMINSFGDPLQMQLYTDAGRSAIWGARGNATVPNFLPLQFNYSVPVLGGNQTLTATLYGRIPAQSGLNAGTYLNRFTAAADTKIEFRYDEVLLGNATMPTSCTAGGSAGTSSSFPFTVNGSVPNACTLTPKPVPALGFGSTPGFITGNIDQTTSIGLVCTGRTPWQIGLNNGLHASGNVRRMANGSGQFVPYELYRDGARSQRWGNTLNSDTLSGTGSGTGQSLTVYGRVAPQTATVGSYSDTITVLVTY encoded by the coding sequence ATGAACGCCCCGGTCCGCACGCTCGTCGCGCTCGCGCTGCTGTGGCTGTCGCTGTCGATCGCGCCGGCGGCGCGCGCGGCGACCACCTGCAGCGCCTCGATGACCGACCTCAACTTCGCTCCGAGCAACGGCGGCGTGGTCGACGCCACCGCGACGCTGACCGTCACCTGCTCGACCTTCGGCCTGTCGCTACTGGCCAACGCCAAGGTCAACATGTGCGTGAGCATCTTCAGCGGCACCGACGGCGGCGGCACGCTCAATCCGCGCAGGATGATCAACAGCTTCGGCGATCCGCTGCAGATGCAGCTCTACACCGATGCCGGACGCAGCGCGATCTGGGGCGCGCGCGGCAACGCCACCGTGCCGAACTTCCTGCCGCTGCAATTCAACTACTCGGTGCCGGTGCTGGGCGGCAATCAGACCCTGACCGCGACCCTGTACGGCCGCATTCCGGCGCAAAGCGGGCTCAATGCCGGCACCTACCTCAATCGCTTCACCGCCGCCGCCGACACCAAGATCGAATTCCGCTACGACGAAGTGCTGCTCGGCAATGCGACCATGCCGACCTCCTGCACCGCAGGCGGCAGCGCCGGCACCTCCAGCAGCTTCCCCTTCACCGTCAACGGCTCGGTGCCCAACGCCTGCACCCTGACCCCGAAGCCCGTGCCGGCGCTGGGCTTCGGCAGTACGCCCGGCTTCATCACCGGCAACATCGACCAGACCACCAGCATCGGCCTGGTCTGCACCGGCCGCACCCCGTGGCAGATCGGCCTCAACAACGGCCTGCACGCCAGCGGCAATGTGCGCCGCATGGCCAACGGCAGCGGCCAGTTCGTGCCCTACGAGCTGTACCGCGACGGCGCCCGCAGCCAGCGCTGGGGCAACACGCTCAACAGCGACACTCTCAGCGGCACCGGCAGCGGCACCGGCCAGTCGCTGACCGTGTACGGCCGGGTCGCGCCGCAGACCGCCACGGTCGGCAGCTACAGCGACACGATCACGGTGTTGGTGACGTACTGA